Below is a genomic region from Pseudomonadota bacterium.
ACGAACGAGGGGCGGCGCAGGAACAAGGTCGAGCTCCACGCGTCGATAGAGGCCATCACGAGCCGCCACACCGCGGCGGAGGTCGCACGCGTGCTCGGGGTCGCGTCGATCCCGAACGCGCCGATCACGCCCATCGAGGAGGTCGCAGATCTCCCGTTCGTCGCCGCGACCGCCCTCAGGACCGTGACGCCGGACGGGCGAGTGGTGAGGCTGCCGCCGCCGGCGGTGCCCACCGAGCACCTGAAGGAGGTCGACGGCACGCTCCCGTTCGCCCCGGCGTACGGCGGGCACACCGACGCGCTGCTCGCCGAGGTCGGCGTCTCGGCCCAGGAGATAGCGAAGCTCAGGGAGAGGGGGATCGTCGCATGACGAGGTACGATTACGTCAGGCCGCACAGCCTCGCGGAGGCTCACGCGATGCGGGCCGAGATCGGGGACGCGCGGTTCATCGCGGGCGGGACCGATCTCATGATCCGGATCCGCGGCGGGGAGGTCCGCCCCACGGCGCTCGTCTCGCTGCGCAACATCGAGGATCTCGCCGGCGTCGAGGTGGACGGCGGCGCCCGCATCGGGGCCGCGACGACCATCGCCGACGTCGCGCGGCACGCGGGGCTCCTGGACAGGTTCCCGGCGCTCGTGCAGGCGGCCCGCCGGGTGGGCGGCCCGGCGATCCGCAACGCGGGCACCGTGGGCGGCAACCTCTGCAACGCCTCGCCCTGCGCGGACACGGCGCTGCCGCTCCTCGTCTACGGGGCTTCGCTCCGGATCGAGGGCGCGCGCGGCGGCCGCGAGATCCCGCTCGAGAAGCTCTTCAAGGGCCCGCGGGCGACGAGCCTCGCGCCGGACGAGATCGTGACGCACGTGATCCTGCCCGCCCCGTCCCCGAAGGCGACGGCGGTCTTCCTCAAGAAGGGCAGGGTGGCCATGGACCTCTCGGTCGCGAGCGTGGCCGTGCTGCTCGAGCTCGACGGCGAGACGTGCAGGTCGGCGCGCATCGCGGCGGGCTCGGTCGCGCC
It encodes:
- a CDS encoding xanthine dehydrogenase family protein subunit M translates to MTRYDYVRPHSLAEAHAMRAEIGDARFIAGGTDLMIRIRGGEVRPTALVSLRNIEDLAGVEVDGGARIGAATTIADVARHAGLLDRFPALVQAARRVGGPAIRNAGTVGGNLCNASPCADTALPLLVYGASLRIEGARGGREIPLEKLFKGPRATSLAPDEIVTHVILPAPSPKATAVFLKKGRVAMDLSVASVAVLLELDGETCRSARIAAGSVAPTPIRLPGAEACLAGKRLTDDVVAAACEAAMREVSPITDVRSTADYRRRIIGVYLKRAAYGLLGRVTP
- a CDS encoding CoA transferase; amino-acid sequence: TNEGRRRNKVELHASIEAITSRHTAAEVARVLGVASIPNAPITPIEEVADLPFVAATALRTVTPDGRVVRLPPPAVPTEHLKEVDGTLPFAPAYGGHTDALLAEVGVSAQEIAKLRERGIVA